A genomic segment from Streptosporangium roseum DSM 43021 encodes:
- a CDS encoding ABC transporter ATP-binding protein, with amino-acid sequence MSTVVLDNVSKVYPGGYLAVDRMNLRAENGEFLVLLGPSGCGKSTLLRMIAGLEEVTSGDLWLGGTLANDLAPRDRDVAMVFQNGALYPHRTVRGNMAFPLEIAKADPAMVRERVTELSKALHIDETLERRPGTLSGGQRQRVAMGRAIVRQPSLFLMDEPLSNLDAGMRTELRMEISSLVRSLGVTTVYVTHDQVEALTLADRIAIMNRGVLQDVGTPGQVYNDPATAFTAAFLSSQQLNLLAATVRTPQNQFILLDFGVHQIMIPWTDPRAYAISQHVGHQIIVGLRPDCLAPVPETFEGPVFLGRVRALEYHGHEWLAYVESGIPTVPVPEPPDPRHKVRDLAATAPGGRARAVLRRLLPGSGLDPEPAQAQEQVGAGTHRRADLIVRVGSRPVWRAGEPARVGVDVTRLMLFALDGSRIDPPHR; translated from the coding sequence ATGAGTACCGTCGTCCTCGACAATGTGAGCAAGGTCTACCCCGGCGGATACCTGGCGGTCGACCGCATGAATCTGCGCGCCGAAAACGGGGAGTTCCTCGTCCTGCTGGGGCCTTCCGGCTGCGGCAAGTCCACACTGCTCCGGATGATCGCGGGCCTGGAGGAGGTGACCTCCGGAGACCTCTGGCTGGGCGGCACCCTCGCCAACGACCTCGCCCCGCGTGACCGGGACGTCGCCATGGTCTTCCAGAACGGCGCGCTCTACCCTCACCGCACGGTACGCGGCAACATGGCCTTCCCCCTGGAGATCGCCAAGGCGGACCCGGCGATGGTCAGGGAACGCGTGACGGAGCTGTCCAAGGCGCTGCACATCGACGAGACCCTCGAACGCCGCCCTGGAACGCTCTCAGGCGGCCAGCGCCAGCGCGTCGCGATGGGCAGGGCGATCGTCCGCCAGCCCTCGCTCTTCCTGATGGACGAGCCGCTGTCCAACCTCGACGCGGGCATGCGCACCGAGCTCCGCATGGAGATCTCCTCCCTGGTCCGCTCCCTCGGCGTGACCACGGTCTACGTGACGCACGACCAGGTCGAGGCCCTGACCCTGGCCGACCGGATCGCCATCATGAACCGCGGCGTGCTCCAGGACGTCGGCACCCCCGGTCAGGTCTACAACGACCCGGCCACCGCCTTCACCGCCGCCTTCCTCAGCTCCCAGCAGCTCAACCTGCTCGCGGCCACCGTGCGCACCCCGCAGAACCAGTTCATCCTGCTGGACTTCGGGGTGCACCAGATCATGATCCCTTGGACCGATCCCAGGGCCTACGCCATCTCCCAGCACGTCGGCCACCAGATCATCGTGGGCCTGCGCCCGGACTGCCTGGCGCCGGTCCCCGAGACGTTCGAGGGCCCCGTCTTCCTCGGCCGCGTCCGAGCCCTGGAGTACCACGGCCACGAGTGGCTCGCCTACGTCGAGAGCGGCATCCCCACCGTGCCCGTCCCCGAGCCCCCGGACCCCCGCCACAAGGTCCGCGACCTGGCGGCCACCGCCCCGGGAGGCCGGGCCCGCGCGGTCCTCAGGCGCCTGCTGCCGGGCTCCGGGCTCGACCCCGAACCTGCGCAGGCGCAGGAGCAGGTCGGCGCCGGCACCCACCGCCGGGCCGACCTGATCGTCCGCGTCGGCTCCCGCCCCGTCTGGCGGGCCGGCGAACCGGCCCGCGTGGGCGTCGACGTCACCCGCCTGATGCTCTTCGCCCTCGACGGCTCCC
- a CDS encoding carbohydrate kinase family protein, which yields MESAYDVVVIGGTGVDTTAYVPELPLPYADTYAVPPMVDRIGNTGSGVALGCHALGLRVKLVDLIGEDPQGRFIRAHMEARGVEFAWAPAPQGTRRSVLLVGPDGRRLSLFDPRDAPGERLPRELYLAAVREARHVHVSLTGFSRHVYPDLEGGSVSTDLHDWDGENDFHKDYAYSSDLVFLSSTALGSRREAVMRDILTGGRARTVICTSGADGCHVLDADGFRHFPAAPLPGPVVDSNGAGDAFVSGVLYGLLSGRSLGDAVSLGAVAGAHACTSAGTHENPIDEPALLGRGEDLLRSSPA from the coding sequence ATGGAGAGTGCCTACGACGTCGTCGTCATCGGCGGGACCGGGGTGGACACCACCGCCTACGTGCCCGAGCTGCCCCTGCCGTACGCCGACACCTACGCCGTCCCCCCGATGGTCGACCGGATCGGCAACACCGGCAGCGGTGTCGCGCTCGGCTGCCACGCGCTCGGGCTGCGGGTCAAGCTGGTCGACCTGATCGGCGAGGACCCGCAGGGCCGGTTCATCCGGGCCCACATGGAGGCCCGGGGGGTGGAGTTCGCGTGGGCGCCCGCCCCCCAGGGCACCCGGCGCAGCGTCCTGCTGGTCGGCCCCGACGGGCGGCGGCTGTCGCTGTTCGACCCGCGTGACGCGCCCGGCGAGCGGCTGCCCCGGGAGCTCTACCTGGCGGCGGTGCGCGAGGCCCGGCACGTCCACGTGTCGCTCACCGGTTTCTCCCGGCACGTCTACCCCGACCTGGAGGGCGGGTCCGTCTCCACCGACCTGCACGACTGGGACGGGGAGAACGACTTCCACAAGGACTACGCCTACTCCTCCGACCTGGTCTTCCTGTCGAGCACCGCGCTCGGCTCCCGCCGCGAGGCCGTCATGCGCGACATCCTGACCGGTGGCCGCGCCAGGACCGTGATCTGCACGTCGGGCGCCGATGGCTGCCACGTCCTCGACGCCGACGGGTTCCGGCACTTCCCCGCCGCCCCGCTGCCCGGCCCGGTGGTCGACAGCAACGGAGCCGGGGACGCGTTCGTCTCCGGCGTCCTGTACGGCCTGCTCTCCGGGCGGTCCCTGGGCGACGCCGTCTCCCTCGGCGCCGTCGCCGGGGCCCACGCCTGCACGTCGGCGGGCACCCACGAGAACCCCATCGACGAGCCGGCCCTCCTCGGCCGCGGCGAGGACCTCCTCCGGTCCTCGCCGGCGTGA
- a CDS encoding MFS transporter: protein MGAAQEQTIRTLIPARIDRMPWSRFHTRMVAALGVAWVLDGMEITIASAVGDVLRAPETLGLTSTEVGFAATVYLLGQVTGALVFGRLSDRLGRRKLFIFTLGVYLVANGLTALSFDYWWLLLFRFIAGTGIGGEYSAIHSAIDELIPARYRGRIDLAVSGTYWLGAMIGTASTFILLNPDLLPVNVGWRLGLLIGPLLGLAIWGLRRHLPESPRWLVMHGREQEAERAIREIEEHVLESGKELPPVDERKTLEIRPHGTVRYRDVIRVVFKDYPKRSALGATLMISQSFLYNAIFFTYVLVLSNFYGVSASDASKYLFLFALGNLLGPLLLGPLFDIVGRKPMISSTYILSGLLLALTGWLFKEGVLTATTQTLLWAVIFFVASAAASSGYLTVSELFPLEIRALAIAVFFAIAQTFGSLGPTVFGALIGDQAHPEPTRLFYGYLFAAAMMVAAGIITIFLGVKAERASLEDLTPPLSQVGS from the coding sequence ATGGGGGCGGCGCAGGAGCAGACCATCCGGACGCTCATCCCGGCGCGGATCGACCGCATGCCCTGGTCGCGTTTCCACACCAGGATGGTGGCCGCGCTCGGGGTGGCCTGGGTGCTCGACGGCATGGAGATCACGATCGCCAGCGCCGTCGGCGACGTCCTGCGGGCGCCGGAGACGCTCGGACTGACCTCCACCGAGGTGGGCTTCGCCGCGACCGTCTACCTGCTCGGCCAGGTGACGGGCGCGCTGGTGTTCGGCCGGCTGTCGGACAGGCTGGGGCGGCGCAAGCTGTTCATCTTCACGCTCGGGGTCTATCTCGTCGCCAACGGTCTCACCGCGCTCTCGTTCGACTACTGGTGGCTGCTGCTGTTCCGGTTCATCGCCGGGACGGGCATCGGCGGTGAGTACTCGGCGATCCACTCGGCCATCGACGAGCTCATCCCCGCCCGGTACCGCGGTCGGATCGACCTGGCGGTCAGCGGCACCTACTGGCTGGGCGCGATGATCGGCACCGCCTCCACCTTCATCCTGCTCAACCCCGACCTGCTCCCGGTGAACGTGGGCTGGCGGCTCGGCCTGCTCATCGGCCCGCTGCTCGGCCTGGCGATCTGGGGCCTGCGGAGGCACCTGCCGGAGAGCCCGCGCTGGCTGGTCATGCACGGCCGGGAGCAGGAGGCCGAGCGGGCGATCAGGGAGATCGAGGAGCACGTCCTGGAGTCCGGCAAGGAACTGCCGCCGGTGGACGAGCGCAAGACCCTGGAGATCCGGCCGCACGGCACGGTCCGCTACCGCGACGTGATCCGGGTGGTCTTCAAGGACTATCCCAAGCGGTCCGCCCTCGGCGCCACCCTGATGATCAGCCAGTCCTTCCTCTACAACGCGATCTTCTTCACCTACGTGCTGGTGCTCTCGAACTTCTACGGGGTCAGCGCGTCGGACGCGTCGAAGTACCTGTTCCTGTTCGCGCTGGGCAACCTGCTCGGCCCGCTCCTGCTCGGCCCGCTGTTCGACATCGTCGGCCGCAAGCCGATGATCTCCTCCACCTACATCCTCTCCGGGCTCCTGCTGGCCCTGACCGGCTGGCTGTTCAAGGAGGGCGTGCTCACCGCGACGACCCAGACGCTGCTGTGGGCGGTCATCTTCTTCGTCGCCTCCGCGGCGGCCAGCTCCGGCTACCTGACCGTCAGCGAGCTGTTCCCGCTGGAGATCCGGGCCCTGGCGATCGCGGTGTTCTTCGCGATCGCCCAGACGTTCGGCTCGCTCGGCCCGACCGTCTTCGGCGCGCTGATCGGCGACCAGGCCCATCCGGAGCCGACCCGGCTGTTCTACGGCTACCTGTTCGCGGCGGCCATGATGGTGGCCGCCGGGATCATCACGATCTTCCTCGGGGTGAAGGCCGAGCGGGCCTCGCTGGAAGACCTCACCCCACCGCTCTCGCAGGTCGGGTCATAG
- a CDS encoding LacI family DNA-binding transcriptional regulator has product MDGELTNTSRSRPDGAGIRLADIAAQSGVSEATVSRVLNGKPGVSQGTRQAVLTALDLMGYERPQRLRQRSNGLIGLVTPELDNPIFPAFAQAIEKALTQHGYTPVLCTQLPGGAPEDEFTELLIDRGVSGIVFVSGLHADTTAKMDRYTRLTDRGLPIVLLDGYSGRIEAPFISPDDRAAARLAVQHLVDLGHERIGLAVGPRRFVPVIRKIEGYRQAMAQLLGAGEVDELISHSLFSVEGGQAAAAQLLERGCTGIVCASDLMALGAIRACRDRGLSVPADVSVVGFDDSPLIAFTDPPLTTVRKPIGAMASAAVATLLEEINGIRSRHIELMFQPELVVRRSTGSGPLVNR; this is encoded by the coding sequence ATGGACGGTGAACTCACGAATACCTCCCGGTCCCGCCCCGACGGCGCGGGTATCCGGCTGGCCGACATCGCCGCCCAGTCGGGGGTGAGCGAGGCCACGGTCAGCCGGGTGCTCAACGGCAAGCCCGGCGTGTCGCAGGGGACCAGGCAGGCGGTGCTGACCGCGCTCGACCTCATGGGCTACGAGCGGCCGCAGCGGCTGCGCCAGCGCAGCAACGGGCTGATCGGCCTGGTCACCCCGGAGCTGGACAACCCGATCTTCCCGGCGTTCGCCCAGGCGATCGAGAAGGCGCTGACCCAGCACGGCTACACCCCGGTGCTCTGCACCCAGCTCCCCGGTGGCGCCCCCGAGGACGAGTTCACCGAGCTGCTGATAGACCGCGGGGTCAGCGGCATCGTCTTCGTCTCCGGTCTGCACGCCGACACCACGGCCAAGATGGACCGCTACACCCGGCTGACCGACCGCGGACTGCCGATCGTCCTGCTGGACGGCTACAGCGGACGCATCGAGGCGCCGTTCATCTCCCCGGACGACCGGGCCGCCGCGCGGCTGGCCGTACAGCATCTGGTGGATCTCGGGCACGAGCGGATCGGCCTGGCCGTCGGACCGCGCCGGTTCGTGCCGGTGATCCGCAAGATCGAGGGTTACCGGCAGGCGATGGCGCAGCTGCTGGGGGCGGGCGAGGTGGATGAGCTGATCTCGCATTCGCTGTTCTCGGTTGAGGGGGGTCAGGCGGCGGCGGCGCAGTTGCTGGAGCGGGGGTGCACGGGCATCGTGTGCGCCTCGGATCTGATGGCGCTGGGGGCGATCCGGGCGTGCCGGGATCGGGGGTTGTCGGTTCCGGCGGACGTGTCGGTGGTGGGGTTCGACGACTCGCCGCTGATCGCCTTCACCGACCCGCCGCTGACCACCGTGCGCAAGCCCATCGGCGCGATGGCCTCGGCCGCGGTGGCCACTCTCCTGGAGGAGATCAACGGCATCCGGAGCAGGCACATCGAGCTGATGTTCCAGCCCGAGCTGGTCGTGCGCCGCTCGACCGGCTCAGGCCCGCTGGTCAACCGCTAG